A stretch of the Streptomyces ortus genome encodes the following:
- a CDS encoding RelA/SpoT family protein, translating into MSAEATNPATPGPITPAVQRRRGRPRIDLRRLGRAALLGPAGRDRLPDAIGHVVEAHRAHYPDADLDPLRRAYVLAESSHRGQMRKSGEPYITHPLAVTLILAELGAETTTLTASLLHDTVEDTDVTLDQVREEFGEEVRYLVDGVTKLEKVDYGAAAEPETFRKMLVATGSDVRVMSIKLADRLHNMRTLGVMRPEKQERIAKVTKDVLIPLAERLGVQALKTELEDLVFAILRPEEYAHTRGLIVENSSRTDDPLAEIAEEVRGVLREAGLQAEVLIRPRHFVSVHRVSRKRGELRGADFGRLLVLVNEDADCYGVLGELHTCLTPVVSEFKDFIAVPKFNLYQSLHTAVARPDGQVAEVLIRTHQMHKVAEAGVIALGNPYASPTEAADPADAQEGQADGDGERADPTRPGWLSRLLDWQEAAPDPDTFWSTLREDLAQDREITVFRPDGGTLGLPAGASCVDAAYAQYGEDAHACIGVRVNGRLARLSTVLSDGDTVQLLMGQDPASEPSREWLEHAHTPVARIAITRWLAAHPTSGTASEAPAETRRPAADGPAARPAAADVVVDRPGATVRLAGCCTPVPPDAITGFSVRGGVVTVHRVECAAVERMKSVGRAEVEVRWGDSSECRVTLFAESFGRPHLLADLTEAIALEGVAIVSATVEPPDQQRVRHTYTLELPDAAHLPALMRAMRNVPGVYDVSRAHHQSTAP; encoded by the coding sequence ATGAGTGCGGAGGCCACGAACCCCGCGACGCCCGGCCCCATCACGCCCGCGGTACAGCGCAGGCGGGGCCGCCCCCGGATCGACCTGCGGCGCCTGGGCAGGGCCGCCCTCCTGGGGCCCGCGGGCCGCGACCGGCTGCCCGACGCGATCGGCCACGTGGTCGAGGCCCACCGGGCCCATTACCCCGACGCCGACCTCGACCCGCTGCGCCGCGCCTACGTCCTCGCCGAGTCCTCGCACCGCGGCCAGATGCGCAAGAGCGGGGAGCCGTACATCACGCACCCGCTCGCCGTGACGCTGATCCTCGCCGAACTGGGCGCGGAGACCACGACGTTGACCGCCTCCCTGCTCCACGACACCGTCGAGGACACGGATGTGACGCTCGATCAGGTGCGGGAGGAGTTCGGCGAGGAGGTGCGTTACCTCGTCGACGGCGTGACCAAGCTGGAAAAGGTCGACTACGGAGCGGCCGCCGAGCCCGAGACGTTCCGCAAGATGCTCGTAGCCACCGGCAGCGACGTACGCGTGATGTCGATCAAACTCGCCGACCGGCTGCACAACATGCGCACCCTCGGAGTCATGCGGCCCGAGAAGCAGGAACGCATCGCCAAGGTCACCAAGGACGTCCTCATCCCGCTCGCCGAGCGCCTGGGTGTCCAGGCGCTCAAGACCGAGCTGGAAGACCTCGTCTTCGCGATCCTGCGCCCCGAGGAGTACGCCCACACCCGCGGACTCATCGTCGAGAACTCCTCGCGCACCGACGATCCCCTCGCCGAGATCGCCGAAGAGGTGCGCGGAGTCCTGCGCGAGGCCGGTCTGCAGGCCGAAGTCCTCATCCGGCCACGGCACTTCGTGTCCGTGCACCGCGTCTCGCGCAAACGCGGCGAGTTGCGGGGCGCCGACTTCGGCCGTCTGCTCGTCCTCGTGAACGAGGACGCCGACTGCTACGGGGTCCTCGGCGAACTGCACACCTGTCTCACCCCGGTCGTGTCGGAGTTCAAGGACTTCATCGCCGTCCCCAAGTTCAACCTGTACCAGTCGCTGCACACAGCCGTGGCCCGCCCCGACGGACAGGTCGCCGAAGTCCTCATCCGCACGCACCAGATGCACAAGGTCGCCGAGGCCGGCGTCATCGCCCTCGGTAATCCCTACGCCTCTCCGACGGAGGCCGCGGATCCCGCGGACGCCCAGGAGGGGCAGGCCGACGGCGACGGCGAGCGCGCCGACCCCACCCGCCCCGGGTGGCTGTCCCGCCTCCTGGACTGGCAGGAGGCCGCGCCCGACCCGGACACCTTCTGGTCCACGCTCCGGGAGGACCTCGCCCAGGACCGGGAGATCACGGTCTTCCGTCCCGACGGAGGCACCCTCGGACTGCCCGCGGGCGCCAGCTGCGTGGACGCCGCCTACGCCCAGTACGGCGAGGACGCGCACGCCTGTATCGGCGTACGGGTCAACGGCCGCCTGGCGAGACTGAGCACGGTTCTGAGCGACGGCGACACCGTTCAGCTGCTCATGGGCCAGGACCCGGCCTCGGAGCCCTCCAGAGAGTGGCTGGAGCACGCGCACACGCCTGTCGCGCGGATCGCCATCACCCGCTGGCTGGCGGCGCACCCGACGTCCGGCACGGCGTCCGAGGCGCCCGCCGAGACCCGCCGCCCGGCCGCGGACGGGCCCGCCGCCCGGCCCGCCGCCGCGGACGTCGTCGTCGACCGGCCCGGCGCGACCGTCCGTCTGGCGGGCTGTTGCACGCCTGTACCGCCCGACGCGATCACCGGGTTCTCCGTACGCGGGGGAGTGGTGACCGTGCACCGCGTCGAGTGCGCCGCGGTGGAGCGCATGAAGAGCGTGGGGCGTGCGGAGGTCGAGGTGCGGTGGGGTGACAGCAGCGAGTGCCGTGTCACGCTCTTCGCGGAGTCCTTCGGGCGGCCCCATCTCCTCGCCGACCTCACCGAGGCGATCGCCCTGGAAGGTGTCGCCATCGTCTCGGCGACCGTGGAGCCGCCCGACCAGCAGCGGGTGCGGCACACGTACACGCTGGAGCTTCCGGATGCCGCGCATCTGCCGGCTCTTATGCGGGCGATGCGGAATGTGCCGGGGGTCTACGACGTGAGTCGCGCGCATCATCAGTCGACGGCTCCGTAG
- a CDS encoding M1 family metallopeptidase produces the protein MLRTPTTTPHSAGTPAATAPRQRRQRRQRRFTTAFLASAASVCLIAASAPAPSPLGIGDRLFPHLGNPGYDVTAYDLAFTYSGDNTKPLPAVTVIEARTTDWLEQFNLDYSHGTVRSVEVDGEPAQFRSAGEDLVVTPAETLPPGIPMRVTVHHDSNPVSTKDQQSGWVQTKDGLAMANQADAGHRVFPSNDHPSDKAMFTIRVTVPDGYTAVANGFPVGTTRRAAGSTWTYRTEHPMATELAQVSIGRSSVVRRNGPDGLPVRDVVPTKDRELLEPWLKKTPDQIAWMQEKVGDYPFETYGLLIAEARTGFELETQTLSLFERELFARSEYPKWYVESIMVHELAHQWFGDSVSPRTWSDLWLNEGHATWYEALFAEEKADRPMEARMKAAYGSSDTWRRAGGPPAAPKEAEPGEKLSIFRPNVYDGSALVLYALREEIGRPAFERLERTWVRTHHDGVADTADFERLATGIAGRDLSGFFKEWLYAEKTPPMPGHPDWKSAAPAAKTAKRAG, from the coding sequence ATGCTGCGCACCCCCACCACCACCCCCCACAGCGCCGGGACGCCGGCCGCGACGGCCCCTCGACAGCGACGGCAGCGGCGGCAGCGGCGGTTCACGACCGCGTTCCTTGCCTCCGCCGCCTCCGTCTGCCTCATCGCCGCGAGCGCCCCCGCACCGTCCCCGCTCGGGATCGGCGACCGCCTCTTCCCGCACCTGGGCAACCCCGGGTACGACGTGACGGCGTACGACCTGGCCTTCACCTACTCCGGGGACAACACCAAGCCGCTGCCGGCCGTCACGGTCATCGAGGCCCGTACGACGGACTGGCTGGAGCAGTTCAATCTTGACTACTCGCACGGAACAGTGCGGTCGGTCGAGGTGGACGGCGAGCCCGCGCAGTTCCGGAGCGCCGGCGAGGACCTGGTCGTCACGCCCGCCGAAACGCTGCCGCCCGGCATCCCGATGCGCGTCACCGTGCACCACGACAGCAACCCCGTCTCCACGAAGGACCAGCAGAGCGGCTGGGTGCAGACGAAGGACGGCCTCGCGATGGCCAACCAGGCCGACGCCGGGCACCGCGTCTTCCCCAGCAACGACCATCCCTCGGACAAAGCGATGTTCACCATCCGGGTCACCGTCCCCGACGGCTACACGGCCGTCGCCAACGGCTTCCCCGTAGGGACGACCCGCCGGGCTGCGGGCAGCACCTGGACCTACCGCACCGAACACCCCATGGCCACCGAACTGGCCCAGGTGTCCATCGGCCGCTCCTCCGTAGTGCGCAGAAACGGCCCCGACGGTCTCCCCGTACGCGACGTGGTCCCCACGAAGGACCGCGAGCTGCTGGAGCCGTGGCTCAAGAAGACCCCCGACCAGATCGCCTGGATGCAGGAGAAGGTCGGCGACTACCCCTTCGAGACGTACGGGCTGCTCATCGCCGAGGCACGTACCGGCTTCGAACTGGAGACGCAGACGCTCTCCCTCTTCGAGAGGGAACTCTTCGCCCGGTCCGAGTACCCGAAGTGGTACGTCGAGTCGATCATGGTGCACGAACTGGCCCACCAGTGGTTCGGCGACAGCGTCTCCCCGCGCACCTGGTCCGATCTGTGGCTCAACGAAGGACACGCGACCTGGTACGAGGCTCTTTTCGCCGAGGAGAAGGCGGACCGGCCCATGGAGGCCCGGATGAAGGCCGCCTACGGGTCGTCCGACACCTGGCGCAGGGCCGGCGGACCGCCCGCCGCCCCCAAGGAGGCCGAGCCGGGCGAGAAGCTCAGTATCTTCCGTCCGAACGTCTACGACGGCAGCGCGCTCGTCCTGTACGCGCTGCGCGAGGAGATCGGCCGCCCCGCCTTCGAGCGGCTTGAGCGCACCTGGGTGAGGACCCACCACGACGGTGTCGCCGACACGGCGGACTTCGAGCGCCTGGCCACCGGCATCGCGGGCCGCGATCTGAGCGGCTTCTTCAAGGAGTGGCTCTACGCCGAGAAGACCCCACCCATGCCCGGGCACCCCGACTGGAAGAGCGCGGCGCCCGCCGCGAAAACCGCGAAACGCGCCGGGTGA
- the hflX gene encoding GTPase HflX has product MTSSSSPSQDTQSLAQKHPAQNHPDGLRADALMEEDVAWSHEIDGERDGDQFDRSERAALRRVAGLSTELEDVTEVEYRQLRLERVVLVGVWTSGTATDADNSLAELAALAETAGALVLDGVIQRRDKPDAATYIGSGKANELRDIVLETGADTVICDGELSPGQLIHLEDVVKVKVIDRTALILDIFAQHAKSREGKAQVALAQMQYMLPRLRGWGQSLSRQMGGGAGGGLATRGPGETKIETDRRRIREKMAKMRREIADMKTGRDIKRQERRRNKVPSVAIAGYTNAGKSSLLNRLTGAGVLVENSLFATLDPTVRRAETPSGRLYTLADTVGFVRHLPHHLVEAFRSTMEEVGDSDLILHVVDGSHPAPEEQLAAVREVVRDVGATKVPEIVVINKADAADPLVLQRLMRNEKRSIAVSARTGQGIAELLALIDVELPHPSVELEALVPYTLGRLVARAHADGEVLSEEHTPEGTLLKVRVHEELAAELAPYVPAPVA; this is encoded by the coding sequence ATGACCTCCTCTTCTTCCCCTTCTCAGGACACGCAGAGCCTCGCGCAGAAGCACCCCGCGCAGAACCACCCCGACGGTCTTCGGGCCGATGCCCTGATGGAAGAGGACGTCGCCTGGAGCCACGAGATCGACGGAGAGCGGGACGGCGACCAGTTCGACCGCTCCGAGCGTGCGGCCCTGCGCCGCGTCGCGGGCCTCTCCACCGAGCTCGAGGACGTCACCGAGGTCGAGTACCGACAGCTCCGTCTGGAGCGCGTCGTACTCGTCGGTGTGTGGACCTCGGGGACCGCGACCGACGCGGACAACTCACTGGCCGAGCTGGCCGCCCTCGCGGAGACCGCGGGAGCGCTCGTGCTCGACGGTGTCATCCAGCGCCGGGACAAGCCGGACGCGGCCACCTACATCGGTTCCGGCAAGGCCAACGAGCTGCGCGACATCGTGCTCGAAACCGGTGCGGACACGGTCATCTGCGACGGTGAACTGTCGCCGGGCCAGCTCATCCACCTCGAAGACGTCGTCAAGGTCAAGGTCATCGACCGGACGGCCCTGATCCTCGACATCTTCGCCCAGCACGCCAAGTCCCGGGAGGGCAAGGCGCAGGTCGCCCTCGCGCAGATGCAGTACATGCTGCCGAGGCTCCGCGGCTGGGGTCAGTCGCTGTCCCGCCAGATGGGCGGCGGCGCGGGCGGCGGCCTCGCCACCCGTGGTCCCGGTGAGACCAAGATCGAGACCGACCGGCGCCGTATCCGCGAGAAGATGGCGAAGATGCGCCGGGAGATCGCGGACATGAAGACCGGCCGCGACATCAAGCGCCAGGAGCGCCGCCGGAACAAGGTGCCCTCGGTCGCGATCGCGGGCTACACGAACGCCGGCAAGTCCTCCCTGCTCAACCGCCTCACGGGCGCGGGCGTACTCGTCGAGAACTCGCTGTTCGCGACCCTCGACCCGACCGTGCGCCGGGCCGAGACCCCGAGCGGGCGGCTGTACACGCTGGCGGACACCGTCGGCTTCGTACGGCATCTGCCGCACCACCTCGTCGAGGCGTTCCGCTCCACGATGGAGGAGGTCGGCGACTCCGACCTGATCCTGCACGTGGTGGACGGTTCGCATCCGGCGCCGGAGGAGCAGTTGGCCGCCGTGCGCGAGGTCGTCCGTGACGTGGGCGCCACCAAGGTGCCCGAGATCGTGGTGATCAACAAGGCGGACGCGGCGGACCCGCTGGTGCTCCAACGGCTGATGCGCAACGAGAAGCGCTCCATCGCGGTCTCGGCCCGTACGGGCCAGGGCATCGCGGAGCTGCTCGCGCTCATCGACGTCGAACTGCCGCACCCCTCGGTCGAGCTGGAGGCCCTCGTGCCCTACACGCTCGGCCGGCTGGTGGCCCGCGCCCACGCCGACGGCGAGGTCCTCTCCGAGGAGCACACCCCGGAGGGCACCCTGCTGAAGGTGAGGGTGCACGAGGAACTGGCGGCGGAGCTGGCTCCGTACGTTCCGGCGCCCGTGGCCTGA
- a CDS encoding trypsin-like serine peptidase, translating into MRPTRPSYAARRGRRRVLAAAGLAAALALTGTACDSGDDKAADRPAATGSETSGSDKIKIPADIADRLKEHGIDVDDWKDGEWKNWDRDKWLSEAQDFVNPVIEDLWKPERMTAAEDPQKTLSTNDAAAEQGVSDPAPAPVTATREKTPYHENAAPVGKVFFDSPEGSMVCSGTVVTDPRHPGKSNLVWTAGHCVHAGGGGGWYRNIAFVPAYNDLGKSEAQLGNATQQEIAPYGQFWADWASTSDEWIAGGSESGGAGAPYDYAVLHVKPESGDKSLEETVGNALDVDFSTPVAARAGAMGAWGYPAAAPFDGLIMHKCVDRPGRLSLGPGLPTMYRIGCTMTGGSSGGGWFRVADGKTVLVSNTSIGPSDSTWLAGPQLGKGAKAIYDNMSEEYGAK; encoded by the coding sequence ATGCGTCCCACACGTCCCTCCTACGCGGCACGTCGCGGACGGCGCCGCGTCCTCGCCGCCGCCGGACTCGCCGCGGCCCTGGCCCTCACCGGCACCGCCTGCGACTCGGGGGACGACAAGGCCGCCGACAGGCCGGCCGCCACGGGTTCCGAGACCTCCGGTTCCGACAAGATCAAGATTCCGGCCGACATCGCCGACCGGCTCAAGGAGCACGGCATCGATGTCGACGACTGGAAGGACGGCGAGTGGAAGAACTGGGACAGGGACAAGTGGCTCAGTGAGGCCCAGGACTTCGTCAACCCGGTGATCGAGGACCTCTGGAAGCCCGAGCGGATGACGGCGGCCGAGGACCCGCAGAAGACGCTCTCCACGAACGACGCGGCGGCCGAGCAGGGTGTCAGCGACCCGGCGCCCGCGCCGGTCACGGCGACGCGCGAGAAGACGCCGTACCACGAGAACGCCGCGCCGGTCGGGAAGGTCTTCTTCGACTCCCCCGAGGGTTCGATGGTCTGCTCGGGCACGGTCGTCACGGATCCACGCCATCCCGGCAAGTCCAACCTCGTGTGGACCGCGGGCCACTGTGTGCACGCCGGCGGCGGCGGTGGCTGGTACCGCAACATCGCCTTCGTGCCCGCCTACAACGACCTGGGCAAGTCCGAGGCCCAGCTGGGCAATGCCACGCAGCAGGAGATCGCCCCGTACGGCCAGTTCTGGGCGGACTGGGCCTCGACCTCCGACGAATGGATCGCGGGCGGCTCGGAGTCGGGCGGCGCGGGTGCCCCGTACGACTACGCGGTGCTGCACGTGAAGCCCGAGTCCGGCGACAAGTCCCTTGAGGAGACGGTCGGCAACGCGCTGGACGTCGACTTCTCCACGCCCGTCGCCGCCAGGGCGGGCGCAATGGGGGCCTGGGGCTACCCGGCGGCGGCACCCTTCGACGGGCTGATCATGCACAAGTGCGTCGACCGGCCGGGCCGGCTCTCGCTCGGCCCGGGGCTGCCGACCATGTACCGCATCGGGTGCACCATGACCGGTGGTTCGTCCGGCGGCGGCTGGTTCCGCGTGGCCGACGGCAAGACCGTGCTCGTCTCGAACACCTCGATCGGCCCGTCCGACAGCACCTGGCTGGCCGGTCCGCAACTGGGCAAGGGCGCCAAGGCCATCTACGACAACATGAGCGAGGAGTACGGCGCCAAGTAG
- a CDS encoding trypsin-like serine peptidase: protein MRPIRPLFTARPGRSPRRRISPVLAAVGMATALALTTTACDSGTDADAAAETSAAAAGDGKIQIPDDIKDRLKEHGIDMDKWKDGAWKDWDRDDWLREAGDYINPIIADLWDPDRMREAEDPDQGKGVDENDLSGDQGVTDPEPAPVEAQAVPAAYHENVPEAGKVFFDSPEGTMVCSATVVEDPAHPGKSNLVWTAGHCVHAGAKGGWYRNIAFVPSYNNSALSAGENANATKEQVAPYGVWWGNWAQTSDQWIEQGGPTGGEGASYDFAVIHVTPEKGGDGKSLEETVGSALPVDFNAPAVSEVGDITATGYPAAKPFDGETMYQCTDKPGRLSLVKSNPTMYRIGCTMTGGSSGGGWVATGSDGEPALVSNTSIGPVTAGWLAGPHLGTEAKGIYDAVSKKYAAQR, encoded by the coding sequence ATGCGACCGATACGCCCGCTCTTCACCGCCCGTCCAGGGAGGAGCCCGCGCCGCAGAATCTCCCCCGTGCTCGCCGCGGTCGGCATGGCCACCGCGCTGGCTCTGACCACCACCGCCTGTGACTCCGGTACGGACGCCGACGCGGCTGCCGAGACGTCCGCCGCCGCGGCCGGTGACGGCAAGATCCAGATCCCGGACGACATCAAGGACCGGCTCAAAGAGCACGGCATCGACATGGACAAGTGGAAGGACGGGGCCTGGAAGGACTGGGACCGGGACGACTGGTTGCGCGAGGCCGGCGACTACATCAACCCGATCATCGCGGACCTGTGGGACCCGGACCGTATGCGCGAGGCCGAGGACCCGGACCAGGGCAAGGGGGTCGACGAGAACGACCTCTCCGGTGACCAGGGTGTGACCGACCCCGAGCCGGCGCCGGTGGAGGCGCAGGCCGTCCCGGCGGCGTACCACGAGAACGTGCCCGAGGCGGGCAAGGTGTTCTTCGACTCCCCCGAGGGCACCATGGTCTGCTCGGCGACCGTGGTCGAGGACCCCGCCCACCCGGGCAAGTCCAACCTCGTCTGGACGGCGGGCCACTGTGTGCACGCGGGTGCCAAGGGCGGCTGGTACCGCAACATCGCCTTCGTGCCCTCGTACAACAACAGCGCGCTGTCGGCGGGCGAGAACGCGAACGCCACCAAGGAGCAGGTCGCTCCGTACGGTGTCTGGTGGGGCAACTGGGCGCAGACCTCGGACCAGTGGATCGAGCAGGGCGGCCCGACGGGCGGCGAGGGTGCCTCGTACGACTTCGCCGTCATCCATGTGACGCCGGAGAAGGGTGGCGACGGCAAGTCCTTGGAGGAGACCGTCGGTTCGGCCCTCCCGGTCGACTTCAACGCTCCCGCCGTGTCCGAGGTCGGGGACATCACCGCGACCGGTTACCCGGCGGCGAAGCCGTTCGACGGGGAGACCATGTACCAGTGCACGGACAAGCCGGGCCGGCTCTCGCTCGTCAAGTCCAATCCGACGATGTACCGCATCGGGTGCACCATGACCGGCGGTTCCTCGGGCGGCGGCTGGGTCGCGACGGGCTCGGACGGTGAGCCCGCGCTGGTCTCCAACACCTCGATCGGCCCGGTGACCGCGGGCTGGCTGGCGGGTCCGCACCTGGGCACGGAGGCCAAGGGGATCTACGACGCGGTGAGCAAGAAGTACGCGGCACAGCGGTAG
- a CDS encoding diaminobutyrate--2-oxoglutarate transaminase family protein has product MNENATARTARTAQEGILRRQSARESAARTYARALPIVPVRARGLTIEGADGSRYLDCLSGAGTLALGHNHPVVLEAIRKVLDSGAPLHVLDLATPVKDAFTTELFRTLPPGLADRARVQFCGPAGTDAVEAALKLVRTATGRSGILAFTGAYHGMTEGALAASGGAPDVRVTRLPYPQDYRCPFGVGGEHGAELAARWTQSLLDDTKSGVPNPAGMILEPVQGEGGVIPARDDWMRWIREITAARSIPLIADEVQTGVGRTGTFWAVGHSGVTPDVMVLSKAIGGSLPLAVVVYRDDLDVWEPGAHAGTFRGNQLAMAAGAATLAYVRENGLAERAAALGDRMIGRLRALEADFGCVGEVRGRGLMIGVEFVDPERPSTTPGGPPPAAPAPAAAVQRACLRRGLIVELGGRDSSVVRLLPPLTITDEQATAVLDRLADAVAEVAAEPAHSW; this is encoded by the coding sequence ATGAACGAGAACGCGACGGCGCGCACGGCGCGCACGGCGCAAGAGGGCATCCTGCGGCGGCAGTCGGCGCGCGAGTCCGCGGCACGCACCTACGCGCGCGCCCTGCCGATCGTCCCCGTCCGGGCGCGCGGGCTGACCATCGAGGGCGCCGACGGGAGCCGCTATCTCGACTGCCTCTCCGGCGCGGGCACACTGGCCCTTGGCCACAACCACCCGGTCGTCCTGGAGGCCATCCGGAAGGTCCTCGACTCGGGAGCCCCGCTGCACGTCCTGGACCTGGCCACGCCCGTCAAGGACGCCTTCACCACCGAGCTGTTCCGCACCCTGCCGCCCGGTCTCGCCGACCGCGCGCGGGTGCAGTTCTGCGGCCCCGCGGGCACGGACGCCGTGGAGGCGGCGCTGAAACTGGTGCGCACCGCGACCGGACGCAGCGGGATCCTCGCCTTCACGGGCGCCTACCACGGGATGACGGAGGGGGCGCTCGCGGCATCCGGAGGCGCTCCCGACGTACGAGTCACGCGCCTGCCCTATCCGCAGGACTACCGCTGCCCGTTCGGCGTCGGCGGCGAGCACGGGGCCGAACTCGCCGCCCGCTGGACGCAGTCCCTCCTCGACGACACGAAATCCGGGGTGCCGAACCCCGCCGGAATGATCCTCGAACCGGTGCAGGGCGAGGGCGGGGTGATCCCGGCCCGCGACGACTGGATGCGGTGGATACGGGAGATCACCGCGGCGCGCTCCATTCCACTGATCGCCGACGAGGTGCAGACCGGGGTCGGCCGGACCGGCACCTTCTGGGCGGTCGGGCACAGCGGCGTCACACCCGACGTGATGGTCCTGTCCAAGGCCATCGGCGGCAGCCTGCCGCTGGCCGTCGTCGTCTACCGCGACGACCTCGACGTATGGGAACCGGGCGCCCACGCCGGCACGTTCCGGGGCAACCAGCTCGCCATGGCGGCGGGCGCCGCGACCCTCGCGTACGTCCGCGAGAACGGACTCGCCGAGCGCGCCGCCGCACTGGGCGACCGCATGATCGGCCGACTCCGCGCTCTGGAGGCCGACTTCGGCTGCGTCGGGGAGGTGCGCGGCCGGGGGCTGATGATCGGCGTCGAGTTCGTGGATCCCGAGAGGCCCTCCACGACCCCCGGCGGGCCTCCTCCCGCCGCGCCCGCGCCGGCCGCCGCCGTCCAGCGGGCGTGCCTGAGACGCGGACTGATCGTGGAACTGGGTGGCAGGGACTCCAGCGTGGTGCGTCTGCTTCCACCGCTCACGATCACGGACGAGCAGGCGACCGCGGTACTGGACCGGCTCGCGGACGCGGTGGCGGAGGTGGCGGCGGAGCCGGCGCACTCCTGGTGA